One region of Chryseobacterium sp. SORGH_AS_0447 genomic DNA includes:
- a CDS encoding glycosyltransferase, translated as MIKFSILIANYNNGKYFKECYDSIIAQEYENWEAVILDDASTDDSVSVIKNIIGADSRFRFFENTKNSGVGITKSKLIELSTGDICGFVDPDDAVTPTAVSSSIKNFQNKEVVLTYSIFMKCNEHLQPLSAFKTRQVKNNDPYFFNFPIQIAHFVCFKRNIYLQTEKMNTAMKIAEDQDLYLKMYEKGKVKFINEVNYLYRFHSEGISQNDNKSKSYEYFAQVIFNAMKRRKLEKINGRKIPDQYTNSKEIYDLLEYQHSISYRIKKKIIIFAQQIFG; from the coding sequence ATGATAAAGTTTTCAATTTTAATTGCCAATTATAACAACGGAAAGTACTTTAAAGAATGCTATGATTCCATTATTGCACAGGAATACGAAAACTGGGAAGCGGTTATTTTGGATGATGCCTCCACCGATGATTCCGTAAGCGTTATCAAAAATATCATCGGAGCCGACAGCCGTTTCAGGTTTTTCGAAAATACAAAAAACAGCGGAGTCGGTATTACCAAAAGTAAGCTTATCGAACTTTCAACCGGTGACATTTGCGGATTTGTGGATCCTGATGATGCCGTCACTCCCACTGCTGTTTCTTCCAGCATTAAAAATTTTCAAAACAAAGAAGTAGTCCTTACCTATTCCATATTCATGAAATGTAATGAACATCTTCAGCCACTCTCAGCGTTCAAAACCAGGCAAGTAAAGAATAATGATCCTTACTTTTTTAACTTCCCTATTCAGATTGCCCATTTTGTATGTTTTAAAAGAAACATCTATCTCCAAACGGAAAAAATGAATACGGCGATGAAGATTGCAGAGGATCAGGACCTTTACCTGAAAATGTATGAAAAAGGCAAAGTTAAATTCATTAATGAAGTTAATTATTTATACCGATTTCATTCAGAAGGAATTTCTCAGAATGATAATAAGTCGAAATCTTACGAATATTTTGCACAGGTAATTTTCAACGCTATGAAACGCAGAAAATTAGAAAAGATTAATGGCAGAAAAATTCCTGACCAATATACCAATTCCAAGGAAATCTATGATCTTTTGGAATATCAGCACTCAATTTCTTACCGAATAAAGAAAAAGATCATCATTTTTGCACAACAAATCTTTGGTTAA
- a CDS encoding DUF2306 domain-containing protein — MTKKIGFVLMGILALLIGIYPLLYAFVDEKYTLLGSKAPEILYNRIWKTAFLAHIIFGALALFIGWRQFGSSFRNKYIKLHRVIGNIYIIAVIISSISSVYMGFYANGGIIAATGFISLGIIWLITTLISLVSIKNGRVTRHQQWMTYSYACTFAAVTLRILLPLLKSITGDPNGSYIAVAWLCWVPNLLIAYFINRKMI, encoded by the coding sequence ATGACAAAGAAAATTGGATTTGTACTCATGGGAATACTGGCTTTGCTTATCGGTATATACCCTTTACTGTATGCTTTTGTAGACGAAAAATATACGCTCCTCGGTTCCAAAGCTCCCGAAATCCTCTATAACAGAATCTGGAAAACCGCTTTTCTTGCCCATATAATCTTCGGAGCACTGGCCCTTTTTATCGGTTGGCGACAATTCGGAAGCTCATTCCGTAATAAATATATAAAGTTGCACCGGGTAATCGGAAATATCTATATTATTGCCGTAATTATAAGTTCGATTTCTTCAGTATATATGGGTTTTTATGCCAATGGCGGGATTATCGCAGCAACAGGATTTATAAGTCTTGGAATTATCTGGCTGATAACTACCCTTATTTCATTGGTAAGTATAAAAAATGGCCGTGTCACCCGTCATCAGCAGTGGATGACTTACAGTTATGCCTGTACCTTTGCGGCTGTTACACTAAGGATCTTATTACCGCTGTTAAAAAGTATAACGGGAGATCCCAACGGTTCTTATATTGCTGTAGCCTGGCTTTGCTGGGTGCCTAATCTACTGATCGCTTATTTTATAAACAGGAAGATGATATGA
- a CDS encoding glycosyltransferase, translated as MAEKNKIKVLFRHRSMEMGGVEKVMLSLLNNLDREKFEMTVCLNINQGELRDEFPGHIRKVYLTPGKEDFSKNNIIRKIQLIRRNLRLKQIQRQPAIADKLLGEHYDVEIGMTYGDFSAVLNSTNKNSKKIGWFHSEINLPKLQPLVPGILKNFPEFDQMIYCSQKIKDMMHQYYPELQYPQEEVIINAIPVQEIRKKADEPITGLPVGPVFVSIGRLHSRKGYHKLIEAHAKLIGEGLHHSVIVVGDGEEFQNLKQQIDNNKAADTFILAGNKMNPYPYVKNADYFILPSESEAWPLVIAEALILQKPVIATRTGDIPAMIDHEKTGFLINYETEEMYNAMKKFLTEPELISEIKKNLVSIEEQFDSQKIFDTVENIIINLSKK; from the coding sequence ATGGCAGAAAAAAACAAAATAAAGGTACTTTTCAGGCACCGATCTATGGAAATGGGCGGTGTGGAAAAAGTAATGCTGAGCCTCCTTAATAATCTTGACAGGGAAAAATTCGAGATGACGGTTTGCCTCAACATTAACCAGGGAGAACTTCGGGATGAATTTCCGGGACATATAAGAAAAGTATATCTCACTCCTGGCAAAGAAGACTTCTCTAAAAACAATATCATCCGAAAAATCCAGCTGATCCGTAGAAATCTTCGATTAAAACAGATACAGAGGCAGCCTGCAATTGCCGATAAACTTTTGGGAGAACATTACGATGTTGAAATCGGTATGACCTACGGAGATTTTTCTGCAGTGCTCAACTCAACCAACAAAAATTCAAAAAAAATAGGCTGGTTCCATTCTGAAATCAACCTGCCGAAACTTCAGCCTTTAGTTCCCGGAATTCTGAAAAATTTTCCGGAATTCGACCAGATGATCTACTGCTCTCAGAAGATCAAAGACATGATGCACCAGTATTATCCTGAGCTTCAATATCCTCAGGAAGAGGTAATCATCAATGCCATTCCGGTTCAGGAGATCAGAAAAAAAGCGGATGAACCTATTACAGGCTTACCTGTTGGACCAGTGTTTGTCTCCATCGGACGACTGCATTCCAGGAAAGGCTATCATAAGCTCATCGAGGCGCATGCAAAGCTAATTGGTGAAGGGCTTCATCATTCGGTAATTGTCGTAGGAGATGGAGAAGAATTTCAAAATCTTAAACAGCAGATTGATAACAATAAAGCAGCAGATACCTTCATTCTTGCAGGAAACAAAATGAATCCGTATCCGTATGTGAAAAACGCGGATTACTTCATCCTTCCTTCAGAATCCGAAGCCTGGCCATTGGTGATTGCAGAAGCACTCATCCTTCAGAAGCCTGTGATTGCAACCCGCACCGGAGATATTCCGGCCATGATTGACCACGAAAAAACGGGCTTTCTCATCAATTATGAAACGGAAGAAATGTATAATGCAATGAAAAAATTTCTTACGGAACCTGAGCTGATTTCTGAAATTAAAAAGAATTTAGTATCTATTGAAGAACAATTCGACAGTCAGAAAATCTTCGATACTGTTGAAAATATTATCATTAATTTATCAAAAAAATAA
- a CDS encoding acyltransferase, translated as MLHLILEKLQRKKQLSVLRKNPNTSLGNIKIGINNHFILSEKLKKVSIGTSVSFRNYIHILVEKNAKLIIEDGVFMNNFCSVNCLDSISIGENTLFGENVKLYDHNHCYTALPEFKVSNSDFSTAPIKIGKNCWLGSNVTVLKGVSIGDNCIIGAGCTIFKDVPSNTKVFNQQQLIFKPVS; from the coding sequence ATGCTGCACCTTATTCTTGAAAAGCTTCAACGCAAAAAACAGCTTTCCGTACTCAGAAAAAATCCCAATACCTCTTTAGGAAACATCAAAATAGGAATTAACAATCACTTTATCCTGTCTGAAAAACTGAAAAAGGTATCAATCGGAACCTCGGTAAGCTTTAGAAATTACATTCATATTTTGGTGGAGAAGAATGCAAAGCTTATCATTGAAGACGGCGTTTTTATGAATAATTTCTGTTCGGTGAATTGTCTGGATTCTATTTCTATAGGAGAAAATACGCTTTTTGGAGAAAACGTAAAGCTTTATGATCATAACCACTGTTATACAGCCCTTCCCGAATTTAAAGTTTCAAATTCAGATTTTTCCACGGCACCGATAAAAATCGGGAAAAATTGCTGGCTGGGAAGCAATGTTACCGTACTTAAAGGAGTATCGATTGGTGACAACTGCATTATCGGTGCGGGATGTACCATCTTCAAAGATGTTCCAAGCAACACGAAAGTCTTTAATCAGCAGCAATTAATCTTTAAACCCGTTTCATGA
- a CDS encoding DapH/DapD/GlmU-related protein codes for MILLYRAILKIHTMYQFMIQRIYLKICLSKGLKVGKNVRFVEVPQFGTECFLIEIGDETTFSNNVRFVNHDGGQNALHFFDKYKDVRTFGRIKIGKQCLIGADTIIMLGVEMGDNCVLGAGSILTTSMPKGTVYAGVPAKYICTIEEYGDKLLANNVMYPRELEADRPKLEAYIKENLPYKFKPVRK; via the coding sequence ATGATCCTTTTATATCGCGCCATCCTTAAAATTCATACCATGTATCAGTTCATGATACAACGGATCTACCTTAAAATCTGTCTTTCGAAAGGATTAAAAGTGGGCAAAAATGTCCGTTTTGTAGAAGTACCGCAGTTCGGAACCGAATGTTTCCTGATTGAAATCGGTGATGAGACCACATTTTCAAATAATGTAAGGTTCGTAAACCACGATGGCGGCCAGAATGCACTGCATTTTTTTGACAAGTATAAAGATGTCAGAACTTTCGGGAGGATCAAAATAGGTAAACAGTGCCTCATCGGAGCGGATACCATCATTATGCTTGGTGTGGAAATGGGCGATAACTGTGTTTTGGGAGCGGGTTCCATTTTAACTACGTCCATGCCGAAAGGAACGGTATATGCCGGAGTGCCTGCTAAATATATTTGTACAATCGAGGAATACGGAGATAAATTATTGGCCAACAACGTTATGTATCCCCGTGAATTAGAGGCGGACAGGCCTAAATTGGAAGCTTACATCAAAGAAAATCTTCCCTACAAATTTAAACCTGTACGAAAATAA
- a CDS encoding helix-turn-helix domain-containing protein yields the protein MNIFIKLMRYGLNQHRDLMQDSALYSIPSVFYVAGVIIACFSSLLILGKTKKTGADNVLAMWFVIIGIHLIFFVLFFSKLYVEFPFVLGLEIPFPLIHGPMLYLYILYVTGHRPGKKTWLIHLAPFLLIYLFFWKFFIMSPEEKLTVYQQGGVCKEVGIYLKLLIIFSGVLYVILSIAAVKKYKTRISELYSNRERITVDWVYYLITGIAVIWIAVAIKNDFLIFSLVVVFILFAAYFGISRVGILEDPAAEIAEVKESIINEPLPEVSRYEKTFAGEETIQEIYKKLTLLMNEEMLYKDPELNLNAVATLMDVHPNTLSQTINFVENKNFYDYINRQRIEEFKRIVLLPENEKFTILSLAFESGFNSKTSFNRNFKKYMNCSPREFLKSQQMEIK from the coding sequence TTGAATATCTTCATAAAATTAATGCGCTATGGGCTTAATCAACACCGTGATCTGATGCAGGATTCTGCTTTATATTCGATACCTTCCGTTTTTTATGTAGCAGGGGTTATTATTGCCTGTTTTTCTTCACTTCTTATTCTGGGGAAAACCAAAAAGACAGGAGCGGACAACGTACTTGCCATGTGGTTTGTAATCATAGGGATCCATCTTATTTTCTTCGTTCTGTTTTTTTCAAAACTCTATGTAGAGTTTCCTTTTGTTCTTGGGTTGGAAATTCCTTTTCCATTAATCCATGGACCGATGCTTTATTTGTATATTCTCTATGTTACTGGTCACCGGCCCGGTAAAAAGACCTGGCTGATTCATCTTGCGCCGTTTTTACTGATCTATCTTTTTTTCTGGAAATTTTTTATCATGTCTCCTGAAGAAAAGCTCACTGTTTATCAGCAGGGAGGTGTTTGCAAGGAGGTAGGCATCTATCTGAAACTTCTTATCATTTTCTCAGGAGTCTTATATGTAATTTTGAGTATTGCTGCCGTAAAAAAATACAAAACCAGAATTTCCGAACTGTATTCAAACAGGGAAAGAATTACTGTGGATTGGGTTTATTATCTTATTACGGGAATTGCCGTGATATGGATTGCCGTTGCTATAAAAAATGATTTTCTGATTTTTTCATTGGTGGTTGTTTTCATTCTTTTTGCTGCTTATTTCGGAATCAGCCGGGTAGGAATTCTGGAGGATCCAGCTGCGGAAATAGCAGAGGTAAAGGAAAGTATTATAAATGAACCGCTTCCGGAGGTTTCAAGATATGAAAAAACATTTGCCGGTGAAGAAACGATACAGGAGATTTATAAGAAACTGACTTTACTTATGAATGAAGAAATGCTGTATAAAGATCCTGAACTGAATCTGAATGCTGTTGCAACACTGATGGATGTTCACCCCAATACACTTTCCCAGACCATCAATTTTGTTGAAAATAAAAATTTTTACGATTACATCAACCGTCAGCGCATCGAGGAATTCAAAAGGATTGTGCTGCTGCCTGAAAACGAAAAGTTCACGATTCTCTCACTGGCATTTGAAAGCGGATTCAATTCAAAAACTTCTTTTAACCGTAATTTTAAAAAATACATGAACTGTTCGCCCAGAGAGTTTCTGAAAAGCCAGCAGATGGAGATAAAATAA
- a CDS encoding serine acetyltransferase, protein MAEKYSILQKDFFRESGRWLSTIEIWKKCLNPNLHFVYVLRKSQQYLKTPLLNVFWKFVLRHYQIKYGFQIYPETEIGEGFYLGHWGTLVINPQAKIGKNCNIAQGVTIGQQNRGTKAGVPIIGDEVWIGANAVIVGGITIGNNVLIGPNAYVNFDVPSDSVVIGNPAKILSKANATEGYINRKIP, encoded by the coding sequence ATGGCTGAAAAATATTCTATCCTTCAGAAAGATTTTTTTAGGGAAAGCGGAAGATGGCTTTCCACTATAGAGATCTGGAAAAAATGCCTCAATCCCAATCTCCATTTTGTCTATGTCCTGAGAAAATCCCAGCAATACCTGAAGACTCCTTTACTGAATGTCTTCTGGAAATTCGTGCTCCGGCATTACCAGATTAAATACGGATTCCAGATCTACCCGGAAACTGAAATCGGCGAAGGGTTTTATTTGGGCCATTGGGGAACTCTGGTAATCAATCCGCAGGCAAAAATCGGGAAAAACTGCAATATTGCCCAGGGCGTTACCATTGGCCAGCAGAACCGCGGTACAAAAGCAGGTGTTCCTATTATCGGCGATGAAGTGTGGATCGGGGCTAATGCGGTAATCGTAGGAGGCATAACCATAGGAAACAATGTACTGATAGGCCCTAATGCCTATGTGAATTTCGATGTGCCATCCGACTCCGTTGTTATCGGAAACCCCGCTAAAATTCTCTCCAAAGCCAACGCTACGGAGGGTTATATCAACCGAAAGATACCGTAA
- a CDS encoding glycosyltransferase family 2 protein produces MNQEISVIIPVYNAGLFLEKAVYSAVDFDEVKEIILIEDQSTDNSLEICQNLALINPKIKLFQHPDKGNHGAGATRNLGIEKATGLFISFLDADDYYLPNRFDAEKELLDYEKIEGTFGALGVEYITEKGKQEYQDKFKNAPLTTVNYPAEGEEVFKGLLGLATHSFGTFFHLNTLTVRKSALERHKLRFNANLRVHQDSEFIIRLSYYCYLKAGIIDQPIAIRGIHDNNRITKIIQYSPQYNQRQYIYWKSLSDWAGSENNLPPEVKKRIYLIYKSFDLSQKKGAVKYSQVLWESIKNPDILKTRYRFNYLK; encoded by the coding sequence ATGAACCAAGAAATCTCAGTAATCATTCCGGTATATAACGCAGGCCTTTTTTTGGAAAAGGCTGTGTACTCTGCTGTTGATTTTGATGAAGTGAAAGAAATTATCCTGATCGAAGACCAATCAACCGACAATTCGCTGGAAATCTGCCAGAATTTAGCATTAATCAATCCGAAAATAAAACTTTTTCAACATCCTGACAAAGGAAACCATGGTGCCGGTGCTACCCGTAATCTGGGAATTGAGAAAGCAACCGGGCTTTTTATCAGCTTCCTGGATGCAGATGATTATTATCTTCCGAACCGTTTTGATGCAGAGAAAGAGCTTTTGGATTATGAGAAAATCGAGGGAACCTTCGGAGCATTGGGCGTAGAATATATTACAGAAAAAGGGAAGCAGGAATACCAAGATAAATTTAAAAATGCCCCTCTGACTACCGTTAATTATCCCGCTGAAGGAGAAGAAGTTTTTAAAGGCCTGCTGGGACTTGCGACCCATTCATTCGGGACATTCTTTCATCTGAATACATTAACGGTAAGGAAATCCGCTCTTGAAAGACATAAACTTAGGTTTAACGCCAATCTCAGGGTACATCAGGATTCAGAATTTATTATCCGGCTATCCTACTACTGCTATTTAAAGGCAGGTATTATTGATCAACCCATCGCAATACGGGGCATTCACGATAATAACCGGATTACAAAGATTATACAATATTCCCCTCAGTACAACCAGAGACAGTATATATACTGGAAATCTTTGTCTGATTGGGCCGGCAGTGAAAATAATTTGCCACCAGAGGTTAAAAAAAGAATTTACCTAATTTATAAATCTTTTGATTTATCACAGAAAAAAGGAGCGGTAAAATACAGCCAGGTCTTATGGGAAAGTATAAAAAACCCTGATATATTAAAAACTAGGTACCGCTTCAATTACTTAAAATAA
- a CDS encoding acyltransferase encodes MKLNNLQTLRAISALLVCCFHFRDYLNFQDLKLGDFLFKKGSIGVPIFFVISGFIMVYTTKKMEFKGNMLKQILIFYKRRIVRIVPLYYLLTFLWMAMGGSLLLYFTDKDLYSRLIHSLLFIPQKNVFPILYLGWSLNYEIFFYLVFGLSLFFRQYRYFFIIIFFIIMIILGKVFQFESGYANMITSSLNLYFIIGIVFSLLLEKFSVPKKWAIPLSITGIFCFVLYLLDFISTDHELLILLIVGLFVFSFLLFDYTFHFKGKKNFVFLGDISYSLYLSHPFVEIFLRRFKVDGYLNIPYFVLKIISVIILAAFLYHFVEKKITEYLKQKLKV; translated from the coding sequence ATGAAACTGAATAATCTGCAAACTTTAAGAGCAATATCGGCATTGCTGGTCTGTTGCTTTCATTTTCGGGATTATCTTAATTTTCAGGATCTGAAATTAGGGGATTTTTTATTTAAAAAAGGAAGTATAGGCGTTCCCATTTTTTTTGTCATCAGTGGTTTTATTATGGTTTATACTACGAAAAAAATGGAATTTAAAGGCAATATGCTGAAGCAGATTCTTATTTTCTATAAAAGGAGGATCGTCAGAATCGTACCTCTTTATTATTTGCTTACGTTTTTATGGATGGCCATGGGCGGTAGCCTCCTGCTCTATTTTACAGATAAAGATTTGTACTCCCGGCTAATTCATTCTTTATTATTTATACCGCAGAAAAATGTATTTCCTATCCTTTATCTTGGCTGGTCGCTAAATTATGAGATCTTTTTTTATCTTGTTTTTGGTTTATCATTGTTTTTCAGGCAATACAGATATTTTTTCATCATCATATTTTTCATCATAATGATTATATTAGGAAAGGTATTTCAATTTGAAAGTGGGTATGCCAATATGATAACCAGTTCGCTTAATCTTTATTTTATAATAGGAATTGTATTTTCACTTCTGCTGGAAAAGTTTTCAGTTCCTAAAAAATGGGCGATTCCTTTATCCATCACCGGTATTTTTTGTTTTGTCCTGTATCTGCTCGATTTCATTTCAACGGATCACGAACTTCTGATACTTTTAATTGTGGGCCTTTTCGTATTTTCATTTTTACTTTTTGATTACACTTTTCATTTCAAAGGCAAAAAAAACTTTGTTTTTTTAGGGGATATCTCTTATTCGCTGTACCTTTCGCACCCGTTTGTAGAGATCTTTTTGCGAAGGTTTAAAGTAGATGGTTATCTGAATATTCCTTACTTTGTCCTGAAAATTATATCAGTAATTATTTTAGCAGCTTTCCTATATCATTTTGTAGAGAAAAAAATAACTGAGTATTTAAAACAAAAATTAAAAGTATGA
- a CDS encoding glycosyltransferase: MAEKKKILIRIGSLRHGGAEKVLVTFLKNLPEDKYEVDLLLNLYSGKYLPEVPKWINILYLHKGEMITTNRPHEIPRKAARVLHEKIVKRFPNLLYKNKLKNKPYDIEFAAIHGMRDEILGSPLTASKKIVWIHNDLSQVKGYNNDEIRKFFGFDKIMVISEKIEKLFHSLAENEVEKKKIVKIYNPLDTEEFVSRAEQPVINYQFDVSVPTFISVGTVFPQKGFDRLLKVHKKLLDEGFQHNVLIVGDGYDFENIRKLKSDLGVDKTAVMLGFTDNPYPYFKNADFYILSSRYEGFPTVLFEAITLKKKIISTEVSGSAEMLNNGELGLLVENSEEGIYSGMKRALSHPESFEKYSENLKSYEMPFTLKNSVDKIISVLDDL; encoded by the coding sequence ATGGCTGAAAAGAAAAAAATCCTGATTCGCATCGGATCCCTTCGCCACGGCGGAGCGGAGAAAGTGCTGGTAACATTTCTGAAAAATCTGCCCGAAGATAAATACGAGGTCGATTTGCTGCTGAATCTGTATTCGGGAAAATATTTACCGGAGGTTCCAAAGTGGATCAATATCCTGTACCTTCACAAAGGAGAAATGATCACGACCAATCGCCCCCACGAAATACCGCGGAAAGCGGCCCGGGTGCTACACGAAAAGATCGTGAAAAGATTCCCGAATCTGCTTTACAAAAACAAATTAAAAAACAAACCATACGATATTGAGTTTGCGGCCATTCATGGCATGCGCGATGAGATTTTAGGCTCTCCCCTAACCGCATCAAAAAAAATTGTCTGGATCCACAATGACCTTTCCCAGGTTAAAGGCTACAACAATGACGAAATCCGGAAGTTTTTCGGCTTTGATAAAATCATGGTGATTTCAGAAAAGATCGAAAAGCTTTTCCATAGTCTTGCAGAAAACGAAGTGGAGAAAAAGAAGATTGTGAAGATCTATAATCCTCTGGATACGGAAGAATTTGTTTCCAGGGCAGAACAGCCGGTAATCAATTATCAGTTTGATGTTTCTGTGCCGACCTTCATTTCCGTTGGAACGGTATTTCCGCAGAAAGGTTTCGACCGTTTATTAAAGGTTCATAAAAAGCTGCTGGATGAAGGATTTCAACATAACGTCTTGATTGTAGGAGACGGATACGATTTTGAAAATATCAGAAAATTAAAATCAGATCTTGGGGTGGATAAGACGGCGGTGATGCTGGGATTTACAGATAATCCTTATCCTTATTTTAAAAATGCTGACTTTTACATTTTAAGTTCCCGGTACGAAGGTTTTCCGACAGTTCTTTTTGAAGCCATCACTTTAAAAAAGAAAATTATCTCCACGGAAGTATCCGGCTCTGCCGAAATGCTGAACAATGGCGAACTGGGATTGCTGGTTGAAAATTCAGAAGAAGGGATCTATTCCGGAATGAAGCGGGCCTTAAGCCATCCTGAAAGCTTTGAAAAGTATTCGGAAAATCTGAAATCTTATGAAATGCCCTTCACCCTCAAGAACTCCGTCGATAAAATCATCTCTGTTCTTGACGATCTCTAA
- a CDS encoding glycosyltransferase family 2 protein, translating to MKISVIIPVYNAEKYVAQAVKSALQFDEVYEVILIEDKSPDNAKQVCQQLAEKHHRVQLFQHPDKGNHGAGATRNLGIEKATGDFIAFLDADDYYLPNRFDAEKELFKDLKVEGVYGALGVHYYSEKAKEQYYPLFKDNLTTVYKKHDPKEVFPGQLNMKGSFGLFSVDCLTVRRESMIKKLKPFFKTHLRLHQDTEFLFRLSYYLDLYPGILDQAVAMRGVHENNRITAVDSKKVNPAKTRVLLWREINEWAQNEVTIPEDIKLHIKRMYRSYEIALAPVVKKWGMITKYLVTDYRSIRSGLYNINFRKYLF from the coding sequence ATGAAAATCTCTGTTATCATTCCCGTTTACAACGCCGAAAAATATGTTGCTCAGGCTGTGAAATCTGCGCTCCAGTTTGATGAAGTGTATGAGGTTATCTTAATTGAGGATAAGTCGCCGGACAATGCAAAACAGGTATGTCAGCAACTCGCTGAAAAACATCATCGTGTACAGCTTTTTCAGCATCCTGATAAAGGAAACCATGGTGCCGGAGCTACCCGGAATCTCGGCATTGAAAAGGCAACCGGAGATTTTATCGCCTTTCTGGATGCGGATGATTATTATCTTCCGAACCGTTTTGATGCAGAAAAAGAACTTTTCAAAGATCTTAAAGTAGAAGGTGTGTACGGAGCATTAGGTGTTCACTATTATTCTGAAAAAGCAAAAGAGCAGTATTATCCACTTTTTAAAGATAACCTGACCACCGTTTATAAAAAGCATGATCCGAAAGAGGTATTTCCGGGCCAGCTGAATATGAAGGGAAGCTTCGGGCTTTTCAGCGTAGATTGTCTGACGGTAAGAAGAGAATCGATGATAAAGAAATTAAAACCTTTCTTTAAAACCCATCTAAGGCTTCACCAGGACACTGAATTCTTATTCCGGCTTTCCTACTATCTTGATCTTTATCCCGGAATTTTAGACCAGGCGGTAGCTATGAGAGGAGTTCATGAAAACAACAGAATCACTGCCGTAGATTCGAAAAAAGTAAATCCGGCTAAGACCAGAGTACTGCTTTGGAGAGAGATTAATGAGTGGGCACAGAATGAAGTTACCATTCCTGAAGATATAAAACTGCATATTAAGAGAATGTACCGCAGCTATGAAATTGCCCTTGCTCCGGTTGTTAAGAAATGGGGAATGATCACTAAATATCTTGTCACCGATTACCGAAGCATACGTTCCGGGTTATATAATATTAATTTCAGGAAATATTTATTCTAA
- a CDS encoding class I SAM-dependent methyltransferase yields the protein MLFKGKEKTNSWAASRAVSQKEAVSKLFGMEMDSFKSLYAEVLKNSEQREKECPIKMGGAGALELIYYACEFAGAKNVVETGVAYGWSSLAALLSLEKRNGTLYSSDMPYLAQDGDQYVGCVVPENLKSHWKLFRFADKESLPKIFVENTSFDVVHYDSDKSYNGRFWAYTELYKHLRTGGVFMSDDIGDNSAYQDFCEKNNLETTVVEYEGKYIGVFVK from the coding sequence ATGCTTTTTAAAGGAAAGGAAAAAACGAATTCCTGGGCTGCTTCCAGGGCTGTTTCCCAAAAAGAAGCTGTTTCCAAACTCTTCGGAATGGAGATGGATTCTTTTAAAAGTTTATATGCTGAGGTTTTAAAAAACTCTGAACAGAGAGAAAAGGAATGTCCTATTAAAATGGGCGGTGCCGGAGCATTGGAACTGATTTATTACGCCTGTGAATTTGCTGGCGCAAAGAATGTTGTAGAGACGGGTGTTGCCTATGGATGGTCTTCTTTGGCCGCGCTTTTGTCTTTGGAAAAAAGAAACGGAACGCTTTACAGTTCCGATATGCCTTATCTGGCGCAGGATGGCGATCAGTATGTAGGATGTGTGGTTCCGGAGAACCTTAAATCTCACTGGAAACTTTTCCGTTTTGCAGATAAAGAATCCCTGCCAAAAATTTTTGTTGAAAACACTTCTTTCGATGTTGTGCATTACGATTCGGATAAAAGCTATAACGGAAGGTTCTGGGCTTATACTGAACTGTACAAACATCTGAGAACCGGAGGTGTCTTCATGAGTGATGATATTGGGGACAATTCGGCCTATCAGGATTTCTGTGAGAAGAATAATCTTGAAACTACAGTGGTAGAATACGAAGGAAAATACATCGGGGTTTTTGTAAAATAA